From the genome of Nicotiana tabacum cultivar K326 chromosome 2, ASM71507v2, whole genome shotgun sequence:
ACTTAACTACTTGACGTAGCAGCATTTAAATGCATGACTTGAGACGTTCTTCAACATGGGAATGTAATCTTTGGCTCTCTTATAACAAGATCTTTTTTCCCTTTTATATTTTCATCTTATGATAACAACTTCTAACGTCCTAGTTGATGAATAATATTCAGTCTTCATTGTTTATTAGAGTAAAATATAGAGGTGAATGGTCAAAATGAGCAATGTCCGTCTACTTTACTTTTCAGTCATTTTATCATGCAAACTTTCGACATCTATGTTTTAAAAATGACATTATATTACGAAAGCTATAATTGACCTTTGTGTAAACCTAATATAGTTCAATACctgtaaaaaaaaattcttctgaTTGTTGTAAGAATATTTCAAAAAGCAATATGCTTCTGATAGCAAtttgagattaaaaaaaaaaaatgtatccCTGAAGATAAAAAATTTATTCTTACCTCTATCCCTATTTCAGAAGGGATTTCCTTTGGAAAATACCTTGGCTTTCCTATCTTCACATCCCGACCCGCAAAACgagatttttaattttttcttgataactttaaaacaaaatttgcgGGTTGAAAAACAAACCTCCTTAGCATGGCAGGTCGCACTACCCTTATTAACTCCACTCTTAATAGCTTACCAAATCATGTAATGCAGTGTATCAAAATCCCTCAATATATCATTCATGAAAGGAAGATACCAGCGTAACTTTTGGTGGGGGACAACTCCCCATAAGAAAAAAATTCATCTTTTAAAATAGAGCATTCGCCTTCTCAAATGAATCACAATCACTACCCCGAAGAAAGATGGTGGCCTAGCATCCTTACTCGACAGTCAAGCTTGGTGATTACTCATTCATCCAACTTCATTATGGGCTGCCACACTCCTACACAAATATTTCTGTCAAACGTGATGCAACCACCAATGGCTCTTTCATTTGGGAAAATCTTATTGTTGGCTGGCACCTTTGCCCAGGGGCGAAGCTACAGTGTagcaagggtggtcaactgaccacccttcgtcGGAAAATGTCGGAAAATTAACACTGTGTATATAGGAAAAAAATTAGATTTATATGCATGtaatacatattgaacacccttGCAACAATGAAGAATCATAGCTCAGTGGCAAAGGGTGGTCAAGAGGGCCTCATGGGCGCGGGTTCGAGCTTCACTCTACACAATTTTTGTTGCgttccaaatttttattttttaaaaagacaAACAGAATAAACGACGTCGTTAGTTCTGTTTGACTaactttataaaataaaaatctaGAACAAATAATCTTTATAAAACAAAAAATTGGAATAAACAAATCAAAATCCCTACTACTGCAAAACCTAGGTAATTTTGGTACTGCAACTCTGCAAGTGATTTTGGTCTCTATCTTCTCCAATCTATCTAACTCTCTGCTACTGCAAGTGAGAACTGAGAATTGAGAAGTGACAAGTGAAGTTCTGGGTTTGGAAGTTCTTGCTGCCAGGGGCGAAGCAGAGCTACAGTGTAACAAGAAAATTTCAATCTCCATTAATCTAGTCTCCACTCTCCATTGAACATTTGAACTGGTTAGAACTTAGAAACTTTTgtctttccctttccttttttgcTTCAAAGTTTCAGTTTTggtattaattattaaatattaaagTTCTCTGATTTTTGGTTTGGTACTGTGGCTAAAAAGGGTCTACTTAAGATATTTGAGCACAAATAGAAAGACATGTAAATCCTTGAGTAATAGTTAAAGTTTACTGATTTTGTGTGTCTCGGACTTAGGAATAATATGTTTTAACTACTTTATACATTTAGGGAATTGAAGTTGCAATGAACTTGTTAAAATTTTACAGCAAAGTACCAAAAATAAGTTCGGCATCTCAAAATCCATCTAACAGAGAAGAAAATGCCAATCAATCAGATTTTCCCTCGCATTCTTCTATAAGACAAGAAATTGATACAATTGCTCCACAATCCGATCCAGCTGAAAGAACTCTAATATTGGAGTATCATCCAAACCATCGCGATGAAATAAGGAGGGCATACATTCAAGGTGGTCCTTGCCAACCTCGATATCATGACTTCCCTCAATCTGACTTTTTTGGATTTAAGCGTCGTTTTAATCCTATATGGTTTGATGATTTTAATTGGTTGGAGTATAGTGTAAGTACCGATGCTGCATATTGTTTACCTTGTTATTTATTTAAGGGCGAAAGTATTCATCACGGTGGTGGTGATATTTTTTCGAGTAAAGGGTTTAGGAATTGGAACAGAAAAGAATGTTTTAAGAAACATGTTGATTTGCCAAATAGCATTCATAATAAAGCAAATAGAAATTGTGATGATCTAATGCGGCAACAACAGTCTATTATTGTTGCATTTAACAAACAGTCTGATCAAATTAAGCGTGAGTATTGGCTTCTCTTAAATGCTTCAGTTGATGTGGTAAGGATTCTCTTGAATCAAGGATTTGCATTTCGCGGTCATGACGAAAGTGAAACGTCATTAAACAAGGGTAATTTTATTGAAATTCTTTCATGGTATGCGGATAAATGTGATAAGATTAAATCATTTGTGTTGAAACGTGCtccaaaaaataataagataGACTTCTTCAGATATTCAAAAAAGAAATTATGACCGCATGTAAGATAGAAACTATTAAGGCTATAATAGAGGATCTAAATGGTGACTACTTTGCTTTATTAGTTGATGAGTCTATAGACGTGTCACGCAAAGAGCATTGTTCATGTTATGTCGATAAAAAAGGAAGTGTGATGGAGAGGTTTATTGGCATTGTTCATGTTCGGGATACAAGTGCTTTATCTCTAAAGAAAGTAATTGTCGATGTACTTGTTCATCATTCTTTAAGTTTATCTTCTATACGTGGACAATGTTATGATGGGGCAAGCAATATGCAAGGTGATATTAAAGGTCTTAAGAAGTTGATTAAACAAGAAAGTAGATCGGGTCATTCTATTCATTATTTTGCACATCAACTTCAACTAACTCTTGTTGCGGTTTCTAAGAAGTGTGTTCATGTAGGTGAACTTGTATTATTGGTTTCAAATATTTTGAATGTGTTGGGAGCTTCTTTTAAACGTGTGGATGAATTTCGAGATTCTCAAAATGAAAAACTCCGAGAGGCATTAGATATGGGTGAACTAAAAACAGGTAGAGGCTTGAATCAAGAATTTGGTCTTGTTAGAGCCGGTGATACTCGTTGGGGATCTCACTACAAGTCATTTGGAAACTTTATTCATATGTTTGGCTCTATTGTTGATGTTCTTGATACTCTCGTTGAAGATGCAGGTACTTTAGATGATAGAGCTAAGGCATCGGGGTATCTTGAAGCTTGTCAAACATATAAGGTTGCTTTCTTGTTGTATTTAATGACAGATATTTTGGGAATCACTAATGAGCTGAATGTATCCTTACAAAAAAAAGAGCAAGATATTGCAAATGCCATGCTACTTGTTCAAGTAGCAAAGAAAAGATTGCAAACTTTAAGGAGGGATGAtgaatgggatttgtttattgaTAAAGTATCTATATTTTGTATCAAGTATGATATTTTGGTGCCTAATTTTGATGATCTATATGTTAACTCTGGAAGATCACGGCGAAAACCTGCTGATTATACTGTCTTTCATCATTATCGTGTTGATGTATTTTGTAAAGTTCTTGATTGGCAACTTCAAGAACTTAATGATCGTTTTGACGAAGTGACGACTGATTTGCTTCATGGAGTTGCTTGTTTGAATCCAATCGACTCATTTTCAAGTTTTGATATCAGAAAAATAATGAAGATGGCTGAATTGTATCCTGATGACTTTGATGAATTTCAGATGAGTGCTCTTGAGAATCAACTTGCGAGTTACATTATTGATGTTCGTGATTTTGATGAAAGGTTCTCCAATCTAAATGGGCTTTCTGATCTTTCAAAAAGATTAGTTAAGACAAAGAAGCATTCAGTTTATCCTCTTGTATTCCTCTTAGTGAAACTTGCGTTGCTTCTGCCTGTTGCCACTGCAACCGTTGAAAGAGCTTTCTCGGCAATGAAGTTTATCAAGAATGACTTGCGGAATCGAATGGATGATGACTTTTTAAGCGGTTGCATAGTGCCTTATGTAGAAAGAGAAGTATTTAGTATTGTTTTTAATGAGTctattataaaaatatttcaagagaTGAGGCCTCGTCGAGTACAATTGTAATAAGTAGAATCACTTTTCGATGCTTCTTTATATTAGTTTGGATTAATCCAATTGTTCGTACTATTAcccgtatttttataatttagctCGATATCACGTTGTTTGATTTAAATTTTTCGGTGCAACGACTTGTTgagaattttttttcttgttcaagtttgaacacccttgaaaTATTTTCTAGCTTCGCCACTGCGGCTTTGCCAATAAGGAATATGATGGATCCTAGGTAATGACACTCTTATAAAATTTGGACAGACTCTTGGTTACCATCACATACACCCATTCACAACTACTTAATTGGGCCCTTACCCTGTAGTGCATATACTCATACGGTCTCTACCAATTTATCCCTTGGACAATAGGATTTTACATCCCTCCCCTTTGAACTTCCACCTCCACTACTTCAGAatatttttagtatacatatCCCTTCCTATACAACTTCCCCAAACTCCTACACTTGGACTCTCATGATGCATGAGAACTTCACCACTAAATCACTCTACCACCATTTACTTCCACTTCCCTCTAGACACTCCTTCACGTGGATATGGAAACTCCAACTACCTCgcaaaataaaatatttcctCTGGATATGCGGACATCATCGTCTACCCACTGCTGCCCACTATCATCACCTCGGCAAACTAAACATCGACGTTTGTGCTAAATGCTTTACTAGCCCTGAAACTATTAGGCATACCCTCCTAGAATGCCCAGCCAACACACAAATATGGGATGACCTCTAAATGCTCCCGAAACTTGCGGGACTTCAGGGGCTTGACGACTCCCCTATTCAGTGGCTAAAACAACTTATCTTACATAACGATATCCCTAACTCCCTAAATATCCCCAAATCCATTTGTATGTCGTTCTCTCTCTCGCATATTTGGTTAGCTCGAAATGCTATAGTTTTTCGCTCACCTACAAAAAGGCTTTTTGCCTCTCATATCCTCAACTTGGTGGCCGAATTTTATATTGCTATCTTACCACCATCTTCACATAGTCGTATCCCCATACAACTTCAATGGCACTCCCCTAGCAATACTCCTTTCAAACTAAACACCGATGGATAAACCCACATAGATACTAGCCATGGAGGGATTAGCGGTGTCATACGTGACTCTATGAGTAACCGGCTCATCGGCTTTTCATCAGGACATCACTTCTCGTATGGGAGTGTTGAATCTGAACTACGTGCGCTATATCATGGATTGCAATTAGCATATATTCATGGATACAAACCTATCGAAGTGAACTTAGATGCTCaaacaataattaatatattacATACCTCACACCCTTTATATACTAATCTTatacatgattataggctcttgCTTGGGTAGCTCAATGATCCTGTCATACTTTACACATACATGGAGCAAAACTAAGTAACTGATCTACTAGCAAAGAATGGTTGTCCTAAGGATAACACTGCATGCATCACTGTTTTTCCACAACCACCGTCTTTTGTACAACTAGCTTTGGAGGAAGATCGCTCAAGCACACTTTTTGTCAGAAGGTTTGCAACATCAGTTCTACAACACGCAACATGTTCACAAAATCCTCTTAGACAACCTGTTTGTAGTTCCAGAAATTTGGATGTTAATAGTAGTagtatgtcacgccccaaacctgaagaggcgtggccggcacccggtaccaTATTCGGCCCGAACGTACCACTCTGTAATTGTGagctctggaggggtaaccctcaacttaggccgatgaggccatattctgaatcgtcTAAAAATAACGCCTCTCTCATAtgtggggtaaacatacccaaaagctaaTATATATAACCGTGCAGGCCGACGaagccgccatgaacatctactgatatacaaaatatacaggactcgtctacaagcttctagagataactgaactataccatggtcgggatagggcctcgacctacccattaaacttgtatatataaaatggactccaaggtctagacctggtaactccgagaaagtggagcttaccaaccaagctgatgtttgactatGTCTGATAGGAGGGTCTGTCCCACTGTCAATCAGGACccgcaggcatgaaatgcagcgtccccggcaaaagggacgtcagtacgaaataatgtaccgagtatgtaaggcaacaaaataactgaaagctaaaactgaactaataatataataacttaaagtaattgggagtcaaagataatctgaagatatgcttacatgttgatactgactcaactctgtcaatatagtaagtaaaatagatgtccggccttataaggctcgatatgtgtagctgctctgccgtagtaggctcgctcataggcgctcggccatactaggctctatatatcggccattctgggctcgctcataggcgctcagccacagtaggttcggtatataacttaccatctgatcagaggttgcccaataggggcctgcccatcgattatagctcgatggtagtgaaaatactgtaatactgtatatatatatatatatatatatatatataccctctgctctcttgactggaagaaaacaatacttaactgaatataaagtcccaataagggagaatattgtaacttatgaaactaggataatgtacataagttcaggaatacgaacttctctttatgcctcgttatcaaactcatgtagttacgagatcaagccaaaatgaaggaaatgtttagccttaacataccttaaccttGTTGAGTCCTTAATATCTTCCAaacaactcttcaaacaactcaactcagtctaccatagcataacaacaacaacaataacctagtaaaatctcactaatggggtctgaggagggtagtgtgtatgcagaccttacccctaccccgaaggagtagagaggctgtttctgaaagaccctcggctaaaaaataaataaaaagacaaaaggacaaaaaggagacaatataAGTATCGCAACagcaatcataggaaaaataggaacaccatgaaatccagaagaaagatgcaaaacaaaggaagacaatattagtaaatattagtatcaccacaataatcataagaaaaataggaacaccataaaatctagaagaaagatgcagagcaaaagcgatagctagtaaataggacatgcactgaaaagcgaaatagtaagacacaacattggcactagctatcttagacaaaaaccctacatggctagtcccacaatggtacgaagtaaggcacgactcgactatattaacctataaccctaatactcgacctccacatcttcttatcaagtgtcatgtccttggaaatctggagcctcgccatatcctgcctgatcacctctccccaatacttcttaggccgccctctacctcttctcgtgccctccacaaccagtcgctcacacctccataccggagcatctgggcttctcctctgaacatgtccgaaccatccaagcctcgcttcccgcatcttgtcatcaatgggagccacatgcaccttctcctgaatatcatcgttcctaatcttatctatcctagtgttcccacacatccaccgcaacatcctcatttctactactttcatcttcttgatatgtgagttcttaacgggccaacactcagccccacacatcatggccggtctaaccaccgctttatagaacatacctttgagtatcggtggcactctcttgtcacacaagactccagatgctaacctccacttcatctatcctaccccaatacggtgtgtgacatcctcgtcgatctcccatCCTTCTTGGTAACCGAatcaaggtacttgaagctgcctctactcgggatgacttgcgaatcaagcctcacattcacgcccacttcccctggctcagcgctgaacttacactccaggtattctgtcttcgtcctgcttagcttgaaacccttagactcaagagcctgtctccaaacctccagcctctcgttaacaccggctcgcgactcatcaatcagaactatgtcatcggcaaatagcatgcaccatggcacatccccttgaatatggtgtgttaacgcgtccatcaccagggcgaataagaatggactgagcgcagaaccttggtgtaaccccattacaatcgaaaaatgctcagagtcgcctcctactgtcctaacccgagtcttagccccatcatacatgtccttaatcaccataatgtagggaaccgacacaccttttgcctccaggcatctccagaggatttctctaggaaccttgtcatacactttctctaggtcaataaacactatgtgcagatccttcttcctctctctgtacagttccaccaaccttctaacaaggtgtatagcttctgtagtcgaatgACCCAgtatgaacccgaactggttgtcggatacagacactgtcaACCTCActctcgcttcaaccaccctctcccacactttcatggtatgactcagtaatttgatactcctataattgttacaactctggatatcacctttgttcttatacaatggaaccactgtactccacctccactcatt
Proteins encoded in this window:
- the LOC107763954 gene encoding uncharacterized protein LOC107763954, with protein sequence MNLLKFYSKVPKISSASQNPSNREENANQSDFPSHSSIRQEIDTIAPQSDPAERTLILEYHPNHRDEIRRAYIQGGPCQPRYHDFPQSDFFGFKRRFNPIWFDDFNWLEYSVSTDAAYCLPCYLFKGESIHHGGGDIFSSKGFRNWNRKECFKKHVDLPNSIHNKANRNCDDLMRQQQSIIVAFNKQSDQIKREYWLLLNASVDVVRILLNQGFAFRGHDESETSLNKGNFIEILSWYADKCDKIKSFVLKLDESIDVSRKEHCSCYVDKKGSVMERFIGIVHVRDTSALSLKKVIVDVLVHHSLSLSSIRGQCYDGASNMQGDIKGLKKLIKQESRSGHSIHYFAHQLQLTLVAVSKKCVHVGELVLLVSNILNVLGASFKRVDEFRDSQNEKLREALDMGELKTGRGLNQEFGLVRAGDTRWGSHYKSFGNFIHMFGSIVDVLDTLVEDAGTLDDRAKASGYLEACQTYKVAFLLYLMTDILGITNELNVSLQKKEQDIANAMLLVQVAKKRLQTLRRDDEWDLFIDKVSIFCIKYDILVPNFDDLYVNSGRSRRKPADYTVFHHYRVDVFCKVLDWQLQELNDRFDEVTTDLLHGVACLNPIDSFSSFDIRKIMKMAELYPDDFDEFQMSALENQLASYIIDVRDFDERFSNLNGLSDLSKRLVKTKKHSVYPLVFLLVKLALLLPVATATVERAFSAMKFIKNDLRNRMDDDFLSGCIVPYVEREVFSIVFNESIIKIFQEMRPRRVQL